Below is a window of Microaerobacter geothermalis DNA.
TTATACAGTATTGTGGCAGATGAAAATGTGCTGGATCAGGTTGTAAAGGAAATCGAAGGGAAAATCAAGGGGATAAATGTAACCCCTGTTAAACAAATTGTCCAGTCAGAGGGAAAGGTTTTGGCTAAAATGATTTCCTTGGTAACCTTTATTGTTGTTCTGATCCTGGGTTCAACCTTCCTATGTGTGCTTTCTACGTTAATTGCCATGGTAACTGAAAGGAAAAAAGAGATTGGACTGAAAAAGGCATTGGGGGCATCGGAAAAGGCCATTGCCAGGGAGTTTTTAAGTGAAAGCATATTGATAGCATGTATGGGAAGTTTGTTGGGATGGGGATTGGGATGGTTTTTCGCCCAATGGGTTGCCAACACCGTATTTCAGACAGAAGTGACTTATCAGCTATATTCGTTACCGATTGTTCTATTGTTGTCATTTATTATCGTTTTGGGAGCGGCATGGATCCCTTTAAAACGTTTGTCTCAGGTTAACCCTGCAGTTGTGTTAAAGGGTGAGTAGAAGGAGGGATGGTATAGTGAGCATCGTACAAATGAAAGAGGTTTGCAAACATTATGGAAATGTAAAGGCTTTGGATCAAATCAGTTTGGATATTAAAAAGGGGGAATGGGTTTCGGTAATGGGACCTTCAGGTTCCGGGAAAAGCACCTTCCTTAACATGGTTGGGTGTATGGATCAGCCTACATCCGGTTCCATATGGATTGACGGAACAGAGATCTCTCGCTTAACCGCCAGGGAACTGACGGAGGTGCGGCGGGACAAAATTGGCCTGGTATTTCAACAGTTTCACTTGATTCCTTACTTGACAGCCGTTGAGAATGTCATGCTTGCCCAATACTATCACAGTATACCCGATGAAAAGGAAGCCCTTGAATCATTGGAAAGGGTAGGCCTAAAGGAAAGAGCCTATCATCTTCCTTCTCAATTATCCGGCGGAGAGCAGCAAAGGGTTTGTATTGCTAGAGCGTTAATTAATTATCCGGCGATTATCCTTGCCGATGAACCAACAGGAAATTTGGATGGAACAAATGAAAAAATTGTGATTGAGTTATTCAAAGAACTCCATAAGCAGGGACACACCATCATTATGGTGACCCATTCCCCTGCGGTGGGGAAACTGGCTCAAAGACAATTGCAGCTTGTTCACGGAAAATTAAGCCAATTAACTTTACAAGCTGTGTGAAAAGGCTACTGGATAAGTGAAAGTTCTATTATGAATGAAAGAAGAAGGGAATGTGTAGATGATCACATTCCCTTTTTATTCCAACTATCTGACATGGTTTATTTATTTCCGATGGATATTATTCGGTTGAGATGGACGGATCGGCTTGTTCTTTTGTAGGTATGATTTCAAGGAAATGCTTTTCAGGTTCATCGAGTAATTGTTGAATTCTATCAGCAGTTTCATACTGGTGAGTTTCTTTTAATTCCTCGATGTAAGCAGTGAGTAACTCTTGTATGTCCGCCACACCTTTTTCACTGAGAGGACGGACGGCCACCTTTGCCCCCTTGGCAATTCTCCTTTTTATGGCAGCTTCGTCTAAACCTAGTTTCGGTTGATAACGGAGATAAACAACACCACCAGTCATCCCTGCACAAATCCATGGGCCTGGATCCCCAAGAACGACAGCACGGCCATTGGTCATATATTCAAAGGCAAAGCCCTTAATATTTGCCCTCGCTCCAATGCCTCCCAGGGAATCATTAATGGGGGAAGTAATTTCTCCTCCAATCACAACGCTGGCGCCTGATAAACGAATTCCAGCCCTGGCATCCGCATTTCCTTGAACGATATATAATCCCTTTTGGGCGCCGTAGCAGAAGCCTTTGCCCACGGAACCATCAATAAATTGCTGATTCTTATTGATGGCTTTCATGACACTAACCCGACCGCCAAATCCTGTCTTACCTACACCGTCTTGAGCTCCGCCAGTTACTCTGACATGAATGCCATCTGCGTGGTAGGCGGCTAATCCATTTCCGGGTACAGACCCGTTTTCAAAATGGAGGTGGACAGAAGGAAGCTGCCTATAACTGCCATCCAGTCTGGGCTTTACCCGTGCTCCAGAATAATCGCTAGCCAGAACCCTCTGATCTCCAAGGACATTTGAAAACGTGTGGGTAATGGGTCTTTCAGTGGAATAATAAACAGGTCCGCTCTGGTTCGATTGCTCTGCTCCTGCGGCCACCAAAACCGCTGAGCTTGCTGTATCCTTTTTATCAGCCCATACCAAATTGACAGGCTCATAGGGTTTTGCTTCAAGCAAGGCAGACAGGTCCAATTGGTCCAATCCTCGAACTTGATGTAGCAAATCTGATCTTCCCACAAGATCTTGGGTATTCTCAAATCCCAAGTTAGCTGTGATTTGGCGCAGCTCTTCTCCAAATGCAGTGAAGAGGGTCTTTAAATTTTCAACAGCCTGTTCAAATTGTCTCGGAACGAATCGGCGAAGTCCTTTTTCTTTGGCTTCTTCAATGGAATCAATTTGTGTTGCAATACCTACGTGGCAGGTATCCAGATGACACCCTCTGCAAGTCGTACAACCTACGGCAATCATGGATAAAGTACCGAATCCGACACGATTAGCTCCAAGCAGAATTAATTTCATGACATCTAAACTGCTTTTT
It encodes the following:
- a CDS encoding ABC transporter ATP-binding protein, whose translation is MSIVQMKEVCKHYGNVKALDQISLDIKKGEWVSVMGPSGSGKSTFLNMVGCMDQPTSGSIWIDGTEISRLTARELTEVRRDKIGLVFQQFHLIPYLTAVENVMLAQYYHSIPDEKEALESLERVGLKERAYHLPSQLSGGEQQRVCIARALINYPAIILADEPTGNLDGTNEKIVIELFKELHKQGHTIIMVTHSPAVGKLAQRQLQLVHGKLSQLTLQAV